The Flavobacteriales bacterium DNA window GGGTATATAGGAATGTGCTCAGTGCCATCAGCAGAGTGAAAAGACTGATGTGATCTCCATATAAAGGTATCTCGAAGGGGAGGTCCAGTATGGAATCATATGAAGAAAGGTCATCTGCCCATAGGAAAGGCTCTTGACGCAGTTCTATAGATGCCGGGAAGAAGCGGAACATCGCATAGAGGATGGGCATCTGGACCAACATAGGCAGGCAACCTGCCGCTGGATTGACCCCGCTGCGCTTGTACAGACTCATGGTGGCCTGCTGCTTCTTCATGGGGTCCTTCTCATTCTCGAACTTCTTGTTGAGTTCATCGATCTCGGGCTTGAGCGCACGCATCTTGGCACTGCTCAAGTAGTTCTTATAGGTGAGGGGAAAGAGCAGCATCTTGATGACTACGGTCAGGATCAAGATGATGACCCCATAGCTGCTGATGAACCTGCTGAGGAAATTGAAGATAGGAATGACCAACCATTTATTCATCCAACCGAAGATCCCCCAACCTAGGTCGATAATGCGGTCCATCTCATTATCATAGGCTTTGAGAATGCTGTATTTGTTGGGACCGGCATAGATGGAATATGCGATGTGCGGGTCGGGTGTGAACTCTACTGGCAGAGTCAATTCCGCATTGTACTTCATCGTGTTCTCCTCTTCCTCTGCCGGAGCATGTGAGACCATGGAGTTGGAAGAGATGAATCCTTCAGGGTGCAGAGCGACTACCGAGAAGAAATTCTGCTTGAAGGCCACCCAATTCACCTTGGCCTCCAGTTCCTCTTCGTCCTCCTTGCCCTCGCTGAGATATTCTCTTTGCTCATCCTTGTAGCGATAGAATATACCGCTGCGCTCCATCTCCCGCTCCTTGCTCTTCTCCTTGACCTGTGCGACCATCTCCCAATTGAGAACGATGTCATTGCGTTTCAGGTCGACCACATCGGCCATTCCTACCAGGTCTACTGCTACATCCACTTCATAGCTTCCTGCAGTGAGGTCATAGCTGATATCCACATATTTGGACGGATCGCTCGAGCTGGCCCGCATGATGAGGGTGGTCGATCCATCTTCCAGTGTAGAGCGCGGAAGGTCCTGTGGGGAGAAGTAGAGATCACTGGTGCTGATGAGTTGGCCGCTATGGAGTTGAAAGATGTATTCCAACTCCGCCTCCTCATCGAATAGGATCAATGGTGCTTGGTCATAGGTCTTGTACTCCTTGAGTTCCAAGCTCTTGATCTGACCCCCTTTGGATTGGAAGGTGGCGATATAGAGGTCGGTCTCTACGCGGAATTCATCATCAGACCCTTCAGATGAGGGAGCAAAAAGCCCGAATCGGGCCAATTTTTCCTGCTGGGCGAGGCTTTTGACCAGACTGTCATCTTCGGTTACAGTCTGAGTCTCAGGCTGAATTTCTTCAGGAGTGATAGGTGTCGGAGACTCCACTTGATCAGGTAACTCGACCTGTTCTTGGGCAGCTTGTATACTGTCTTGTATCGCACGTTGGCGTTGTATCTCTTCTTCGCTCGGAGATACATACCACATGTATCCGAGAACGACTAGACCGATGAGAAAAAGACCTGTTGCAGAATTTCTATCCATACCCTATTTTACAAGGAGGGCAAAGATATGGCTTCGCAAGGAGTGACCAATGAAAACAAGGAATAAGCTCAGGGAAGTGGAATTGGGTCAGGAATTGACCAGTCGCTCCTCCTCGACATGAATTCCGGCCTTGCGCTTAGCCGCCTGTAC harbors:
- the yidC gene encoding membrane protein insertase YidC, producing MDRNSATGLFLIGLVVLGYMWYVSPSEEEIQRQRAIQDSIQAAQEQVELPDQVESPTPITPEEIQPETQTVTEDDSLVKSLAQQEKLARFGLFAPSSEGSDDEFRVETDLYIATFQSKGGQIKSLELKEYKTYDQAPLILFDEEAELEYIFQLHSGQLISTSDLYFSPQDLPRSTLEDGSTTLIMRASSSDPSKYVDISYDLTAGSYEVDVAVDLVGMADVVDLKRNDIVLNWEMVAQVKEKSKEREMERSGIFYRYKDEQREYLSEGKEDEEELEAKVNWVAFKQNFFSVVALHPEGFISSNSMVSHAPAEEEENTMKYNAELTLPVEFTPDPHIAYSIYAGPNKYSILKAYDNEMDRIIDLGWGIFGWMNKWLVIPIFNFLSRFISSYGVIILILTVVIKMLLFPLTYKNYLSSAKMRALKPEIDELNKKFENEKDPMKKQQATMSLYKRSGVNPAAGCLPMLVQMPILYAMFRFFPASIELRQEPFLWADDLSSYDSILDLPFEIPLYGDHISLFTLLMALSTFLYT